In the Corynebacterium gerontici genome, one interval contains:
- a CDS encoding class I SAM-dependent methyltransferase, producing MPYSTEEVQFLIQHKSNIEDVLTELGTADKRDTMRYISALRSHFGSYGRAVMELATARATQKLPQHWLMDTDSAQQATHPLVSKARAATIAAALPGARVADVTCSIGAEMPALAEHGLNAVGSDIDHTRLQMARSNVNAPFIQADALQPCVNAEVMIADPARRANGKRIWKPEDLLPPLPALLERWQHSAVAVKCAPGLDYSFWDGGVQVVSVDGGVKELCLYSNNILQGRQALVLSSTGKMETINSSDPSDIELSDARRFIIEPDGAIIRAGLVRHFAHKANLSMLDEHIAFLTGDHIPAGCSGFPYIEQVSLKQLKPALKAHDCGSLEILVRGVDVDPDQLRKKLKLRGTRPMAVVIARVGEGKASHAVAYICGNRQHGAVA from the coding sequence ATGCCCTACTCAACAGAGGAAGTCCAGTTCCTCATCCAACACAAGTCCAACATCGAGGACGTGCTCACGGAACTCGGGACAGCAGACAAACGCGATACGATGCGCTATATCTCGGCATTGCGCTCACACTTCGGTTCCTATGGGCGCGCCGTCATGGAATTGGCTACGGCGAGAGCTACGCAGAAATTGCCCCAGCACTGGCTGATGGATACCGACTCCGCACAGCAGGCCACGCACCCATTGGTATCAAAGGCTCGTGCAGCGACGATCGCAGCAGCCCTGCCTGGAGCACGCGTGGCCGATGTCACCTGCAGCATAGGCGCCGAAATGCCCGCCCTAGCCGAACATGGCTTGAACGCGGTGGGCTCAGATATCGATCACACGAGGCTGCAGATGGCGCGATCCAACGTTAATGCCCCATTTATCCAAGCCGATGCGCTTCAACCCTGCGTGAACGCAGAGGTTATGATCGCCGATCCCGCCAGGCGCGCCAACGGCAAACGCATCTGGAAACCCGAGGATCTTCTACCTCCACTGCCAGCGTTGCTTGAGCGATGGCAACACAGTGCCGTGGCGGTGAAGTGCGCCCCCGGTCTGGACTACAGCTTCTGGGACGGCGGGGTGCAGGTCGTCAGCGTGGATGGTGGCGTCAAGGAACTCTGCCTTTACTCCAACAACATCTTGCAAGGACGCCAGGCGCTCGTGCTTTCGAGTACGGGGAAGATGGAAACGATCAACTCCAGCGATCCGAGCGACATTGAGCTCAGCGATGCACGACGCTTCATCATTGAACCTGACGGGGCTATTATTCGCGCCGGGTTGGTACGCCACTTCGCCCACAAAGCGAATTTGAGCATGCTCGATGAGCACATCGCGTTTCTCACCGGAGATCACATCCCGGCTGGCTGTAGCGGTTTTCCTTATATTGAGCAAGTGAGTCTGAAGCAACTGAAGCCGGCGTTGAAGGCTCACGATTGCGGCTCGCTTGAGATTTTGGTTCGCGGGGTGGATGTGGATCCGGATCAACTACGCAAGAAACTCAAACTGCGGGGCACACGGCCGATGGCTGTGGTGATTGCCCGCGTTGGGGAGGGTAAGGCATCACATGCCGTTGCATATATCTGTGGGAATCGCCAACATGGAGCAGTAGCGTAG
- a CDS encoding electron transfer flavoprotein subunit beta/FixA family protein, with protein sequence MPAIVVLVKHVPDTWSKRTLEADFTMNRSDVDAVIDEVNEYAIEQALKLKEAHGYEVVALTAGPEGAEEALRKALAMGADRAMLLRDDALAGSDVLGTSWALLNAVNQIPDVQLIICGAASSDGSMGQVPGILAEYRQQPALTYLKSVSVDGTTIRGVRETADGDYEIEAQLPAVVSISDKADKPRFPNFKGIMAAKKAEIPTYNLAAIGVSPEQVGLAHAATAVTSAEEHPKREGGEKIYGSAEQLAEQLADFLANEKLI encoded by the coding sequence ATGCCAGCGATTGTCGTGTTGGTGAAACATGTGCCGGACACCTGGTCAAAGCGCACGCTCGAAGCGGACTTCACCATGAACCGCTCCGATGTGGACGCGGTGATCGATGAGGTCAACGAGTACGCCATTGAACAGGCCCTCAAGCTCAAGGAGGCGCACGGTTACGAGGTGGTCGCGCTCACGGCTGGCCCCGAAGGTGCCGAGGAAGCTCTCCGAAAGGCTCTTGCTATGGGTGCGGATCGCGCCATGTTGCTTCGCGACGATGCGCTAGCAGGCTCCGACGTCCTGGGTACAAGCTGGGCGCTGCTCAACGCCGTGAACCAGATTCCGGACGTGCAGCTCATCATCTGCGGTGCTGCATCTTCTGATGGCTCCATGGGGCAAGTGCCCGGCATTTTGGCCGAGTACCGCCAACAGCCCGCCCTGACCTACCTGAAGTCAGTCTCAGTGGATGGCACGACCATTCGCGGCGTGCGTGAAACCGCCGACGGCGATTATGAAATTGAAGCGCAGCTGCCTGCAGTGGTTTCGATCAGCGACAAGGCTGATAAACCGCGCTTCCCGAACTTCAAGGGCATCATGGCCGCGAAGAAGGCTGAGATTCCGACCTATAACCTTGCAGCCATTGGGGTGAGCCCAGAGCAGGTGGGCCTGGCCCACGCAGCAACTGCCGTCACTTCGGCGGAGGAACACCCGAAGCGCGAAGGTGGCGAGAAGATCTATGGCAGCGCCGAGCAGCTCGCCGAGCAACTTGCTGATTTCCTCGCCAACGAAAAGCTGATTTAA
- a CDS encoding electron transfer flavoprotein subunit alpha/FixB family protein produces MPNVYVLVEHAQGELAPTTAELLTQARALGNPVAVVVGTPGTAQQLSAALGELGAQQIVAAEAADADERIILPQVDAISMLAAANPGPVLVEAGAHGNEIAGRLAARLSSGVLCDVLRVHADRTASMSIFGDTIKVSAAVGGACPIYTLRPGAVEPEPHAAEPNVEVLALPAATIKDVKVQRFIPAERGDRPELSQAKVVVAGGRGVGSEQGFKDLVEPLADTFGGAVGATRDAVDEGYYPAQYQIGQTGATVSPDLYIGLGISGAIQHTSGMQTAQKIVVINSDEDAPFFELADLGVVGDAEEVVPALIEAIRARK; encoded by the coding sequence ATGCCAAACGTGTATGTACTGGTTGAGCACGCCCAGGGTGAACTGGCGCCAACCACAGCGGAACTTTTGACGCAAGCCCGCGCGCTGGGCAATCCAGTAGCGGTGGTCGTTGGTACTCCCGGCACCGCGCAACAACTCAGCGCCGCCTTGGGCGAGTTGGGCGCACAGCAGATCGTGGCTGCCGAAGCTGCCGACGCCGATGAGCGCATCATCTTGCCGCAGGTGGACGCCATCTCCATGCTCGCCGCCGCAAACCCCGGCCCGGTGCTCGTTGAGGCCGGCGCGCACGGTAATGAGATTGCTGGCCGCCTAGCGGCTCGCCTTTCCTCAGGAGTGCTTTGCGACGTCCTGCGTGTTCACGCCGACCGAACCGCAAGCATGTCGATCTTCGGCGACACCATCAAGGTCAGCGCCGCCGTTGGTGGCGCGTGCCCCATCTACACCCTGCGCCCCGGTGCCGTGGAGCCTGAGCCTCACGCCGCCGAGCCCAACGTGGAAGTTCTCGCGTTGCCAGCGGCCACCATTAAAGATGTGAAGGTGCAGCGCTTCATTCCCGCCGAACGCGGTGATCGCCCCGAACTCAGCCAGGCAAAGGTTGTGGTTGCTGGCGGACGTGGCGTGGGTTCTGAACAGGGATTCAAAGATCTGGTGGAGCCGCTTGCCGATACCTTCGGCGGTGCCGTGGGGGCTACCCGCGACGCCGTGGATGAGGGGTACTATCCAGCCCAGTATCAGATTGGCCAAACCGGTGCGACTGTCTCTCCCGATCTCTATATCGGCCTGGGCATCTCCGGCGCGATTCAGCACACCTCCGGTATGCAGACCGCTCAGAAGATCGTCGTGATCAACTCGGACGAGGATGCGCCCTTCTTCGAGCTTGCAGATCTCGGTGTCGTGGGCGACGCAGAAGAAGTGGTGCCCGCGCTTATCGAAGCAATTCGCGCACGTAAGTAA
- a CDS encoding cysteine desulfurase family protein, with protein sequence MPHYFDHAATTPMREAAKRIWLEHASALNPGGQYASGRKARSVLDSAREEIATLLGCDPIEVIFCASGTEADNLALQGLWRRSGGTIAASGIEHPAVLETVRGLEHQGAAVRWLPVSSKGEVHEFESTIQGVDLITCMWANNETGALQPVQQICDAAGDAPVHVDAVQAVGHVPVDFHALGATTLAASAHKFGGPRGLGILLAKRSPAPSPVLFGGGQERGIRPGTNDVAAAAATAAALKEAVAEMEAESQRLRSLQTRLLDVVASIENTQIHTPDHCLPGHVHASFLGAEADSLIMLLDSQGFEASTGSACSNGVNRASEVLLSMGVPVANARSAIRFSLGYTTTTADVEALIRALPDVVARARLAGMA encoded by the coding sequence ATGCCTCACTACTTTGACCACGCCGCCACCACGCCCATGCGCGAGGCGGCGAAGCGTATCTGGCTGGAGCACGCCTCCGCTCTCAACCCTGGTGGGCAGTACGCCTCCGGGCGCAAGGCACGCAGCGTACTGGACAGCGCCCGCGAGGAAATTGCCACATTGCTGGGCTGCGACCCCATCGAAGTGATCTTCTGTGCCTCGGGAACCGAGGCTGACAATCTCGCATTGCAAGGTTTGTGGCGTCGCAGCGGCGGCACCATAGCCGCCAGCGGAATCGAACACCCCGCTGTGCTAGAAACCGTGCGTGGCCTCGAGCACCAAGGTGCTGCGGTTCGTTGGTTGCCCGTATCCTCTAAGGGCGAGGTGCACGAGTTTGAGTCCACCATCCAGGGTGTAGATCTCATCACCTGCATGTGGGCAAATAACGAAACCGGTGCTCTGCAGCCGGTACAGCAAATATGCGACGCTGCCGGTGATGCTCCAGTGCACGTGGACGCAGTGCAGGCAGTCGGCCACGTGCCAGTAGATTTTCACGCTCTCGGCGCCACCACCTTGGCGGCAAGTGCGCACAAGTTCGGAGGCCCACGAGGGCTCGGCATCTTGTTGGCGAAACGAAGTCCTGCACCATCGCCTGTGCTTTTCGGGGGCGGTCAAGAACGCGGCATCAGGCCGGGCACGAATGATGTTGCCGCAGCGGCAGCTACTGCGGCCGCACTCAAAGAAGCGGTGGCGGAAATGGAAGCAGAGTCTCAGCGTCTTCGCTCCCTACAAACCAGGCTGCTGGATGTCGTCGCGTCCATCGAGAACACCCAAATCCACACCCCAGATCACTGCCTCCCGGGGCATGTGCACGCGTCTTTCTTGGGTGCAGAAGCCGACAGCCTGATCATGCTGCTGGATAGCCAAGGCTTCGAAGCCTCCACAGGATCCGCTTGCTCCAACGGAGTGAATCGCGCCAGCGAGGTGCTGCTGAGTATGGGGGTGCCAGTTGCCAATGCGCGCAGCGCCATCCGATTCAGCCTGGGATACACCACAACCACTGCTGATGTTGAGGCCCTCATTCGCGCGCTTCCCGACGTCGTGGCGCGCGCCAGGCTTGCTGGAATGGCTTAG
- a CDS encoding spermidine synthase translates to MARQRKGTEAISAGIFPTSTGEVELRADSFVPGAWEVLVNGVPSSHIHPDPLVLEFEYMRWMASILAWFEQTRVHQQQLRITHLGGGACSFARYCVARWPKARNTVVELDAQLTQLVRLWFDLPRAPQLKIRAEDARQATDGFVQASRDVIIRDVFAGSTTPENLSTIEFFRRVSSSLAPGGLYMANCGDHRDLQLAKSELRTMQQVFAHTACIADPAMLKGRRYGNIVLIGTDSPLPEGPALQRIARELLGGAVPAHFKDKRWAEKFAAAGSLLFDATPST, encoded by the coding sequence ATGGCTAGACAACGCAAAGGCACTGAAGCAATCAGCGCGGGGATCTTTCCCACCAGCACCGGCGAAGTGGAACTACGCGCCGATAGTTTTGTGCCCGGTGCCTGGGAGGTGCTCGTCAATGGGGTTCCTTCCAGCCACATCCACCCGGATCCGCTGGTGCTGGAATTCGAATACATGCGTTGGATGGCCTCCATCTTGGCGTGGTTTGAGCAAACTCGCGTGCACCAGCAGCAACTGCGTATCACGCATCTTGGCGGCGGTGCTTGCAGTTTTGCCCGCTATTGCGTGGCGCGCTGGCCGAAAGCGCGCAACACGGTGGTGGAATTAGATGCCCAACTGACTCAGTTGGTGCGGCTGTGGTTCGATTTGCCCCGCGCCCCGCAACTGAAAATCAGAGCTGAGGATGCACGCCAGGCCACTGATGGCTTCGTCCAAGCCTCCCGCGACGTGATTATTCGCGATGTTTTCGCCGGTTCGACCACGCCGGAAAATCTCAGCACCATCGAATTCTTCCGGCGCGTTTCCTCCTCACTCGCACCCGGTGGTCTTTATATGGCTAACTGCGGGGATCATCGCGATCTTCAATTGGCTAAGAGTGAATTGCGCACGATGCAGCAGGTATTCGCGCATACAGCTTGTATTGCTGATCCTGCAATGCTCAAGGGGAGGCGCTACGGCAATATTGTCTTGATTGGCACCGATTCCCCACTTCCCGAAGGCCCAGCTTTGCAGCGTATCGCCCGCGAGCTCCTGGGTGGCGCCGTGCCCGCGCATTTCAAAGATAAACGTTGGGCCGAAAAGTTTGCCGCTGCAGGTTCTTTGCTTTTCGACGCCACGCCTTCCACCTAA
- the mnmA gene encoding tRNA 2-thiouridine(34) synthase MnmA yields MRVLAAMSGGVDSAVAAARAVQAGHEVVGVHLALSRDPQSVRESSRGCCSLEDSADARRVCDKLGIPFYVWDFSERFQEDVIDDFIDSYAAGETPNPCLRCNEKIKFAALLERGIALGFDAVVTGHYARLTQPADGGDGYLRRGVDPNKDQSYVLGVLGAKEIAHCMFPVGDTHKPQIREEAASMGFAVASKPDSYDICFIPDGNTQAFLGKHIGVRPGAIRDVEGNTLKEHDGAWNFTIGQRKGLDIKQPAKDGKPRYVTDIDAASGTVTVGSREDLIVERIVADRLKVLHPDMRGTIEAQVQVRAHGQVVDCLANVDLKNDRMELQLHTPLQGVARGQAAVLYLPDEDGDIVLGSGTIVGTSR; encoded by the coding sequence ATGCGAGTGCTTGCTGCCATGTCAGGAGGCGTTGATTCCGCCGTCGCCGCAGCCAGAGCAGTGCAGGCAGGCCACGAAGTAGTGGGAGTGCATCTGGCACTGTCCCGCGATCCGCAGTCGGTGCGCGAGTCCTCGCGGGGATGCTGCTCGCTGGAAGATTCCGCCGATGCACGACGCGTGTGCGACAAGCTCGGCATTCCTTTTTATGTGTGGGACTTTTCAGAGCGATTCCAAGAAGACGTTATCGATGATTTCATCGATTCCTACGCCGCCGGCGAAACGCCGAATCCCTGTCTCCGCTGCAACGAGAAGATTAAGTTCGCAGCCCTGCTCGAACGAGGGATTGCCTTGGGCTTCGACGCCGTTGTCACCGGGCATTACGCACGTCTCACCCAGCCAGCCGACGGTGGCGATGGCTACCTCCGAAGAGGCGTCGATCCCAACAAGGACCAAAGCTACGTGCTCGGAGTGCTTGGCGCGAAAGAAATTGCGCACTGCATGTTCCCAGTCGGGGATACCCATAAACCGCAGATCCGCGAAGAAGCGGCCTCGATGGGCTTCGCAGTGGCAAGCAAACCGGATTCTTACGATATTTGTTTCATCCCCGACGGCAACACTCAGGCGTTCCTTGGGAAGCATATCGGCGTGCGACCCGGCGCAATCCGCGATGTTGAAGGCAATACGCTCAAGGAACACGACGGCGCCTGGAATTTCACCATTGGACAGCGCAAAGGGCTCGACATTAAGCAGCCAGCCAAGGACGGCAAGCCCCGCTATGTCACCGACATTGACGCAGCAAGTGGTACCGTGACAGTCGGATCGCGCGAGGATCTCATTGTGGAGCGCATCGTGGCAGATAGGTTGAAGGTGCTTCACCCCGACATGCGGGGAACCATCGAAGCCCAGGTGCAAGTTCGAGCGCACGGGCAGGTGGTGGATTGCCTCGCCAATGTGGATCTTAAAAACGATCGCATGGAGTTGCAGTTGCACACGCCGCTGCAAGGCGTTGCTCGTGGTCAAGCAGCGGTGCTATATCTACCCGACGAAGACGGAGACATTGTATTGGGTTCTGGCACCATCGTGGGCACGAGCCGATGA
- a CDS encoding 3'-5' exonuclease, whose amino-acid sequence MNSFDPTKVLSFDLETTSADPFEARIVTSALVRIDAQGAHPTELLANPGVPIPEAASKVHGISTEYAREHGKPHEEVLRTTIDAIRRAWEEGYTLVVYNAAYDLTVLNQLEPSFYVTGPVFDPFVIDKVLDPYRKGKRTLSDVCEHYQVRIDNAHEATSDALAAARVAWKQAKHNYADQIGAMSLEELMEFQAVKYFEAQQGFKEYLDKQQRDSSNVNTSWPMQSARA is encoded by the coding sequence ATGAACTCCTTTGACCCCACCAAAGTGCTGTCCTTCGACTTGGAAACTACGTCCGCTGACCCATTTGAGGCGCGCATAGTTACCTCTGCCCTGGTGCGAATTGATGCCCAAGGGGCACACCCCACCGAGCTACTTGCTAACCCAGGCGTCCCCATCCCCGAGGCTGCAAGCAAGGTGCATGGCATTAGCACCGAGTACGCCCGCGAACACGGTAAGCCGCACGAGGAGGTGCTACGCACGACCATCGATGCCATCCGGCGAGCATGGGAGGAAGGCTATACCTTGGTGGTGTATAACGCCGCTTATGACCTCACGGTGCTCAATCAGTTGGAGCCGTCTTTCTATGTCACAGGACCTGTGTTTGACCCCTTCGTGATCGACAAAGTCTTGGATCCCTATCGCAAGGGCAAGCGGACGCTGAGTGATGTGTGCGAGCACTACCAGGTACGCATCGATAATGCCCACGAGGCAACCTCAGATGCCCTCGCGGCGGCGCGGGTGGCATGGAAGCAGGCCAAGCACAATTATGCGGATCAGATCGGTGCCATGAGTCTGGAAGAACTCATGGAATTCCAGGCCGTGAAGTATTTTGAGGCGCAACAAGGCTTCAAAGAATATCTAGACAAGCAGCAGCGCGATAGCTCGAATGTGAACACTTCCTGGCCCATGCAAAGCGCGCGGGCTTAA
- the ligA gene encoding NAD-dependent DNA ligase LigA translates to MTEPSDAVFKQWEELSADIRHHRELYYNQSPQISDADFDALFRKLQELEAEYPSLQTPDSPTLEVGAPVAMQSSFANVEHLERMMSLDNVFSEDEMRDWLQRTPAKAYLCELKIDGLSLDLVYRDGTLERAATRGDGRVGEDVTENAKVIADIPHTLQASEEYPIPALLEVRGEVFIAVEDFGLVNEQRQLEGGKPFANPRNAAAGSLRQHDVESVKKRRLRMICHGIGAREGFEAESQHDAYAAMAAWGLPVSAYTKRVTSSEAVLEQVRYWAQHRGDALHEMDGLVVKVDDLAAQRQLGATSRAPRWAIAYKYPPEEAVTRLNDIQCGVGRTGRVTPFAMLEPVFVSGSTVSMATLHNQTEVKRKGVLIGDHVVVRKAGEIIPEILGPVVEKRDGSEEEFVFPEHCPSCGTTLAPQKEGDADWRCPNRRSCPAQLSARLTYIASRAVFDIEALGEKAAQDLVRSGVLLDEARLFSLTREDLERTDIYTKKNGALNASGEKLLANLASAKQADLWRVIVALSIRHVGPTAARAIAGKYRSLQAACEASVEELAQVEGVGHVIAQSFHEWFAVDWHRAIVQHWAQDGVTMEESSEDLPPQTLEGLTVVVTGGLEGFTRDSVKEAILTRGGKASGSVSKKTNFVVVGANAGSKEQKARDLGLRILNEEEFLVLLEHGPDALS, encoded by the coding sequence GTGACTGAGCCTAGCGATGCAGTATTCAAACAGTGGGAAGAACTAAGCGCCGATATTCGCCACCATCGGGAGCTTTACTATAACCAGTCCCCTCAGATCAGCGATGCAGATTTTGACGCGCTGTTTCGCAAGCTCCAAGAGCTCGAAGCAGAATATCCTAGCCTGCAAACGCCGGATAGTCCCACACTCGAGGTGGGCGCGCCGGTGGCGATGCAGTCGAGCTTCGCCAATGTCGAGCATCTCGAAAGAATGATGAGCCTGGACAATGTGTTCAGCGAGGATGAAATGCGCGACTGGCTGCAGCGTACTCCCGCGAAGGCGTATCTTTGCGAGCTCAAAATCGACGGGCTTTCGCTCGATTTGGTGTATCGCGATGGAACACTCGAGCGCGCGGCAACCCGAGGTGATGGGCGAGTAGGCGAAGACGTCACCGAAAATGCGAAGGTGATTGCAGATATTCCTCATACGCTCCAAGCAAGTGAGGAATATCCGATCCCGGCGCTGCTGGAAGTACGCGGGGAAGTGTTCATCGCCGTGGAAGATTTCGGGCTTGTTAATGAGCAACGACAACTCGAGGGCGGGAAGCCATTTGCGAACCCGCGTAATGCAGCAGCGGGCTCGCTTCGACAACACGATGTGGAATCAGTGAAGAAGCGTCGCCTCCGCATGATCTGCCACGGCATCGGCGCTCGTGAAGGCTTCGAGGCTGAGTCGCAGCACGATGCTTACGCGGCTATGGCGGCCTGGGGGTTGCCGGTGTCCGCCTATACCAAGCGGGTCACCAGCAGCGAAGCGGTGCTCGAGCAAGTGCGCTATTGGGCGCAACATCGCGGCGATGCGCTGCACGAGATGGACGGGCTGGTGGTGAAAGTCGATGATCTTGCCGCCCAACGTCAGCTAGGTGCCACCTCGCGGGCACCGCGGTGGGCAATTGCATATAAATATCCGCCCGAGGAGGCGGTCACGCGCCTCAATGACATTCAGTGCGGCGTCGGGCGCACGGGACGTGTCACGCCCTTCGCCATGTTGGAACCAGTCTTTGTTTCGGGATCAACTGTGTCGATGGCGACGCTGCATAATCAAACTGAGGTCAAACGCAAAGGTGTCTTGATCGGCGATCATGTGGTGGTTCGAAAAGCAGGCGAGATTATCCCCGAGATCCTCGGGCCTGTGGTGGAGAAGCGCGATGGGAGCGAGGAAGAATTCGTGTTCCCGGAGCACTGCCCGAGCTGCGGCACCACACTTGCGCCACAAAAGGAGGGCGATGCTGATTGGCGTTGCCCAAACCGGCGTTCATGTCCTGCGCAGCTCTCGGCTCGCCTCACCTACATCGCCAGCCGCGCTGTCTTTGATATCGAAGCGTTGGGTGAAAAAGCAGCGCAAGACCTCGTGCGCAGTGGAGTGCTCCTTGACGAAGCACGGCTCTTCTCCCTGACACGCGAAGATCTGGAACGAACCGATATTTATACCAAGAAAAATGGTGCGCTCAACGCAAGCGGCGAAAAGCTATTGGCCAATTTGGCCTCAGCGAAACAAGCCGATCTCTGGCGCGTGATCGTGGCGCTTTCGATTCGCCATGTTGGCCCTACGGCCGCACGAGCAATCGCAGGCAAGTACCGAAGCCTGCAGGCCGCGTGCGAAGCTAGCGTAGAGGAGCTGGCACAAGTGGAAGGCGTTGGGCACGTCATCGCCCAGAGTTTCCACGAGTGGTTTGCCGTTGATTGGCACCGAGCCATCGTCCAGCACTGGGCGCAAGATGGGGTGACCATGGAAGAATCCAGCGAGGATCTGCCGCCGCAGACCCTCGAAGGGCTCACCGTGGTGGTTACCGGCGGGCTCGAAGGCTTCACCCGTGATTCCGTGAAAGAGGCGATCCTCACCCGCGGCGGCAAGGCTTCGGGTTCGGTGTCCAAAAAGACCAACTTCGTGGTGGTGGGAGCCAACGCTGGTTCAAAAGAGCAAAAGGCACGGGATTTGGGCCTGAGAATCCTCAACGAGGAAGAATTTCTTGTTCTGCTTGAACACGGCCCCGATGCGTTGAGTTAG
- a CDS encoding amino acid-binding ACT domain protein: MSYLIRVLIPDTPGSLGRLADAIGTVDANIVSVDVVEAFPDGTVMDDMVVDLPAGTMADSLISAAQALEGVEVDSIRPFSGRVDRRGQIEMLARVAGESTRSRELDHLVHRIPQVLTSAWAILLDGNQPQFQRVTASVAAPEDSGHQPDSVSIEHARVLNPESESWIPEAWALLDSSLAAAPLKRHGLVLVVGRPGGPDFLASEVAHIGNLCEILDAVLS; encoded by the coding sequence ATGTCCTACTTGATTCGTGTGCTGATTCCCGACACCCCGGGCAGCTTAGGTCGGCTTGCCGACGCCATCGGCACCGTCGACGCCAACATCGTGTCGGTGGACGTCGTAGAGGCATTCCCGGACGGCACGGTCATGGACGACATGGTGGTGGATTTGCCGGCAGGAACCATGGCAGATTCTCTCATCAGCGCCGCTCAGGCACTCGAAGGTGTGGAGGTTGATTCCATCCGTCCTTTCTCAGGGCGCGTGGATCGCCGTGGCCAAATCGAAATGCTGGCGCGAGTGGCTGGCGAATCGACCCGCTCTCGGGAGCTCGATCATCTCGTCCACCGCATCCCACAAGTGCTCACTTCAGCCTGGGCGATTTTGCTGGATGGCAACCAACCGCAGTTTCAGCGAGTCACCGCCTCCGTTGCGGCGCCGGAAGACAGCGGACATCAGCCAGATTCCGTGTCGATCGAGCATGCGCGCGTGCTGAATCCCGAAAGCGAATCCTGGATCCCGGAGGCGTGGGCTCTGTTGGATTCCTCCCTCGCCGCCGCGCCCCTCAAGCGCCACGGCCTGGTACTGGTAGTGGGTCGTCCGGGCGGTCCGGACTTCCTTGCCAGCGAGGTTGCCCACATCGGCAACCTCTGCGAAATCCTCGACGCGGTGTTGAGCTAA
- the gatC gene encoding Asp-tRNA(Asn)/Glu-tRNA(Gln) amidotransferase subunit GatC produces MPEITRDEVAHLAKLARLALTDEELDHFAEQIDGIIGSVSDVQKVAAQGVEPMSHPHAIHTSMRADEVEQLLTQEQALDQAPKVEQDRFEVPQILGEQD; encoded by the coding sequence GTGCCTGAGATAACGCGCGATGAAGTCGCCCACCTGGCTAAGCTTGCCCGCTTGGCGCTCACTGACGAGGAGCTCGACCATTTTGCCGAGCAAATCGACGGCATCATTGGCAGCGTGAGCGACGTGCAAAAAGTTGCGGCCCAAGGTGTGGAGCCGATGAGCCACCCGCATGCCATTCACACAAGCATGCGCGCCGACGAAGTTGAGCAGCTTCTCACCCAGGAGCAAGCGCTCGACCAGGCGCCGAAGGTTGAGCAAGATCGTTTCGAAGTGCCACAGATTTTGGGGGAGCAGGACTAA